The following proteins come from a genomic window of Gimesia chilikensis:
- a CDS encoding DUF1501 domain-containing protein has product MSTGRMSKSVSRRTFLKSSALGISAGWVSGRGINAGAGLKLNPGQKSVVMIYLPGGPTQFETFDPKPESPVEIRGSFLPTQTKIPGVQFCELLPRLSSIADRFSVVRTLVGMENRHESFQCYTGRAGGRTEDGEPAGGWPAFGSVISQLLGPGANGMIPYVDAAPKMSYGPYNNNGSHLQGNPSWPGFTGFKHIPFTLEGEVKSDLVLHGIDLTRLNQRKSLLQSVKRSQQQIDGEGLDNFQNQAFEMLTSGRFAEAMDLEREPQSVRERYGALQKTDPSFGGAPQSPQHLLLARRLVEAGVRCVTVAFGAWDWHANREGSIEYLSKKYLPLFDQSLAVFLQDLDERGLLEETTVIVWGEFGRTPRINAKGGRDHWPGTQSVLMAGGGIQGGRIIGQTDRVGGVPADRPVHVQEIFATLYRNMGVDLATAQITDLSGRPRYLVDDNRFPIQELY; this is encoded by the coding sequence ATGAGTACTGGCCGCATGAGCAAATCTGTTTCTCGACGGACTTTCCTGAAGTCCAGCGCTCTGGGTATCTCTGCCGGCTGGGTATCGGGACGGGGGATCAATGCGGGTGCGGGCTTGAAACTGAATCCGGGGCAGAAATCGGTGGTGATGATCTACCTTCCCGGTGGCCCAACCCAGTTTGAAACGTTTGATCCCAAGCCCGAGTCTCCTGTTGAGATCAGGGGCTCCTTTCTCCCGACCCAGACCAAAATACCGGGAGTTCAGTTCTGTGAACTACTGCCTCGCCTGTCCTCAATTGCTGATCGTTTTTCTGTGGTCCGGACTCTGGTTGGCATGGAAAACCGGCATGAATCGTTTCAGTGCTACACCGGTCGAGCGGGGGGAAGAACAGAAGATGGAGAGCCTGCAGGCGGCTGGCCAGCCTTTGGTTCGGTGATCTCGCAACTGCTGGGCCCCGGCGCAAACGGGATGATTCCCTATGTCGATGCGGCACCGAAAATGAGTTATGGACCGTATAACAATAACGGGAGTCATCTGCAGGGGAATCCTTCCTGGCCTGGTTTCACCGGCTTCAAACACATTCCGTTTACGCTGGAAGGGGAAGTGAAATCAGACCTGGTGCTGCATGGGATCGACCTGACACGGTTGAACCAGCGGAAATCCCTGTTGCAGTCTGTGAAGCGCAGTCAGCAGCAGATCGACGGCGAAGGCTTGGATAACTTTCAGAATCAGGCTTTTGAAATGTTGACCTCAGGTCGCTTTGCCGAAGCCATGGATCTGGAGCGGGAACCACAGTCAGTCCGCGAGCGTTACGGTGCCCTGCAGAAAACCGATCCCAGCTTTGGTGGCGCACCACAGAGTCCACAGCATCTGTTACTGGCGCGTCGACTGGTCGAGGCCGGTGTCCGCTGTGTGACCGTCGCTTTTGGCGCCTGGGACTGGCACGCCAACCGCGAGGGTTCTATTGAATACCTGTCGAAGAAATACCTGCCGCTGTTCGATCAGTCACTGGCGGTCTTCCTGCAGGACCTGGATGAACGTGGTTTGCTGGAAGAGACGACGGTCATCGTCTGGGGAGAATTCGGGCGGACTCCCCGTATTAACGCCAAAGGGGGCCGCGACCACTGGCCCGGGACACAGTCCGTTCTCATGGCAGGAGGTGGAATTCAGGGAGGCCGCATCATCGGACAAACTGATCGGGTGGGAGGTGTTCCCGCAGACCGTCCGGTGCACGTCCAGGAGATCTTTGCGACCCTCTATCGGAATATGGGCGTTGATCTGGCGACGGCCCAAATTACCGATCTCTCGGGGCGCCCCCGTTATCTGGTTGACGACAATCGATTTCCGATTCAGGAACTGTATTGA
- a CDS encoding aldehyde dehydrogenase family protein, translating into MATDALDTVAATPQIRRTQLLIDGEWRDAVSGKTFATVNPATEEIIAEVAEGDAADIDLAVKAARAAFETGPWSKMDARDRGRLMYRLADLIEENIEELSALESLDNGKPIRDSRAADLPLVIDCLRYYAGWADKIEGATIPIRGNHFCYTRREPIGVAGQIIPWNFPLLMVAWKWAPALAAGCTIVMKPAEQTPLSCLRLAELAMEAGYPPGVINVVPGYGPTAGAALVKHPDVDKIAFTGEDATAKIIMADAAQTLKRLTFELGGKSPNVVFADSDLDAAVAGAEFGLFFNQGQCCCAGSRLFVEEAVHEEFVAKIVERASARKLGDPLNPETTQGPQVDQAQMEKILSYIQKGTEAGAKCVTGGSRFGEKGYFVEPTVFDQVTDDMPIATDEIFGPVMSILPFKNLDEVITRANNTQFGLAAAVWTSDVKKAHLMAQRIKAGTVWVNCYDVFDAAAPFGGFKRSGIGRELGAAGLANYTELKTVTMNLD; encoded by the coding sequence ATGGCCACAGACGCTTTAGATACCGTAGCAGCTACTCCCCAGATTCGTAGAACTCAGTTACTGATTGATGGTGAATGGCGTGATGCGGTCAGCGGGAAAACCTTTGCGACAGTCAATCCAGCCACAGAAGAAATCATCGCAGAAGTAGCGGAAGGGGATGCTGCTGACATCGATCTGGCCGTTAAAGCTGCCAGGGCTGCTTTTGAAACTGGACCGTGGTCGAAGATGGATGCCCGGGATCGCGGGCGGCTGATGTACCGTCTGGCCGACCTGATTGAAGAAAACATTGAAGAGCTGTCTGCACTGGAGTCTCTGGATAACGGCAAACCGATTCGTGACAGTCGTGCTGCAGACCTGCCACTGGTGATTGACTGCCTGCGGTACTATGCCGGCTGGGCCGACAAGATCGAAGGCGCGACTATTCCAATTCGCGGCAACCATTTCTGCTACACCCGACGGGAACCCATTGGTGTCGCCGGTCAGATCATTCCCTGGAACTTTCCCTTGCTGATGGTTGCCTGGAAATGGGCTCCTGCACTCGCTGCCGGTTGCACAATCGTCATGAAACCTGCAGAACAGACGCCGCTTTCCTGTCTGCGGCTGGCGGAGTTGGCGATGGAAGCCGGTTATCCACCCGGGGTCATCAATGTGGTACCTGGTTACGGTCCCACCGCAGGGGCCGCTTTAGTCAAGCATCCGGATGTCGACAAGATTGCCTTCACAGGGGAAGATGCGACCGCGAAAATCATCATGGCTGATGCCGCCCAGACCCTCAAACGTTTGACATTTGAACTGGGCGGGAAAAGTCCGAATGTCGTATTCGCCGACAGCGATCTGGACGCTGCTGTCGCGGGGGCTGAGTTTGGTTTGTTCTTCAACCAGGGGCAGTGCTGTTGTGCCGGCAGTCGACTGTTTGTTGAAGAAGCTGTTCATGAAGAATTCGTGGCCAAGATTGTCGAGAGAGCCTCGGCCCGTAAGCTGGGAGATCCTCTCAATCCCGAAACCACTCAGGGCCCACAGGTCGATCAGGCACAGATGGAGAAGATTCTCAGCTACATCCAGAAAGGGACTGAAGCCGGGGCAAAATGCGTAACCGGTGGATCCCGTTTTGGTGAGAAAGGTTACTTCGTAGAGCCGACGGTCTTCGATCAGGTGACCGATGATATGCCGATCGCCACCGATGAAATTTTCGGACCGGTAATGAGCATTCTTCCGTTCAAAAACCTGGATGAAGTCATCACGCGTGCCAACAATACCCAGTTTGGGCTGGCGGCAGCGGTCTGGACCAGTGACGTGAAAAAAGCACACCTCATGGCTCAGAGAATTAAGGCCGGAACCGTCTGGGTGAACTGTTATGATGTGTTTGATGCCGCCGCTCCCTTTGGTGGATTCAAACGGAGTGGCATCGGGCGTGAGTTGGGGGCGGCCGGGCTCGCCAACTATACAGAATTGAAGACGGTGACCATGAATCTGGACTGA
- a CDS encoding cation:proton antiporter, with product MGSWHIIFTLGIFLAAGLLAGTLGELFRLPKVTAYLLIGVILGPAILDLIPHEHLEELKPLTDLAMALVLFGLGNHFTLSRLRRLFKRVLPLSIGEVLGTFFIVFVGLLLVGESPGAAILLGALAIATAPATTILVLKEMQSEGPISEYTGILVALNNLISIIAFEVIFVAVFFLQGDSAHASVLPQLGHLLLDIFGSVFIGVFGGLMISYGSSIIKGSRRLIMFVGLIALALGLCRTTGVPYMLTFLAMGFTVANSLAEEDVPKVEAELYPLTGFLCVLFFIIHGAELKPQQFIEAGLIGGSYIVLRLVGKYIGIFIPARMRGEEPEVSLWLGTALFAQAGAAIALSAIAVSRDPVLGGHLQTIILGSVVFFEIVGPIMIRQSVLRAGEVPLIHAIHHTAGDPISEFQSMIRRFLVSFGLLSEIDQPPDQILVEQLYRKNVKGIAQTATFNEVISFIEHSHDNTFPVIGPNEEVVGVIRYQDLSNTLFDPKIGSLVRAADLANNLETVVYPDDSLARVWSKFREGSYDCLPVVSREQPHRMLGVIRRWEILKYYIKGHRSAQNQDGK from the coding sequence ATGGGCTCATGGCATATCATCTTTACTCTGGGAATCTTTCTAGCAGCTGGTTTGCTGGCAGGTACCCTGGGGGAGCTCTTTCGCCTGCCCAAGGTGACCGCCTATCTGTTGATCGGAGTGATCCTGGGGCCAGCGATTCTGGATTTGATTCCCCATGAACACCTGGAAGAGCTCAAGCCGCTGACGGACCTGGCCATGGCACTGGTTCTGTTCGGGTTGGGGAATCACTTCACTCTCTCCCGTCTGCGTCGTCTGTTTAAACGAGTCTTACCGCTTTCGATCGGAGAGGTCCTCGGTACTTTTTTCATTGTATTCGTGGGGCTGCTGCTGGTAGGGGAATCTCCCGGAGCGGCAATTCTGCTCGGAGCGCTTGCGATTGCTACTGCACCAGCGACGACGATTCTCGTATTGAAAGAAATGCAGTCTGAGGGACCAATCTCAGAATACACCGGAATCCTGGTGGCCCTCAACAACCTGATTTCCATCATCGCTTTCGAAGTCATTTTTGTAGCAGTCTTCTTTCTGCAGGGGGACAGTGCACATGCCTCTGTACTGCCCCAACTGGGGCACCTGCTGCTTGATATTTTCGGGTCCGTATTCATCGGCGTTTTCGGCGGCCTGATGATCAGCTACGGCAGCTCCATCATCAAAGGCAGCCGTCGTCTGATCATGTTTGTCGGTCTGATTGCACTGGCACTCGGCTTATGTCGCACAACAGGCGTACCGTATATGCTGACGTTTCTGGCGATGGGTTTCACAGTCGCGAACTCGCTGGCTGAAGAAGATGTCCCGAAAGTTGAAGCCGAGTTGTACCCGTTGACCGGTTTCCTCTGTGTGCTGTTTTTTATCATTCACGGAGCGGAACTCAAACCACAGCAGTTTATTGAAGCCGGGTTGATCGGGGGCAGCTACATCGTGCTGCGTCTGGTCGGAAAATACATCGGTATTTTTATACCGGCCCGGATGAGGGGAGAAGAACCCGAAGTCTCACTCTGGCTGGGGACAGCCCTGTTTGCCCAGGCGGGGGCTGCGATCGCACTATCGGCAATCGCCGTCAGCCGGGATCCCGTGCTGGGCGGTCACTTGCAGACCATCATTCTGGGATCGGTGGTCTTCTTCGAAATTGTCGGTCCCATCATGATTCGCCAGTCTGTCCTGCGGGCAGGGGAAGTCCCGCTGATCCATGCGATTCATCATACCGCCGGTGATCCGATCAGCGAATTCCAGTCAATGATCCGCCGCTTCCTGGTCTCCTTCGGCCTGTTGTCTGAGATCGATCAGCCTCCCGATCAGATTCTGGTCGAACAGCTTTATCGGAAAAACGTCAAGGGTATTGCCCAGACGGCGACGTTTAACGAAGTGATTTCGTTTATCGAACACAGCCACGACAATACATTCCCCGTGATTGGTCCAAATGAAGAGGTCGTGGGGGTCATTCGCTATCAGGACCTGAGTAATACCCTGTTTGATCCCAAGATTGGTTCCCTGGTCCGCGCGGCTGACCTGGCGAATAATCTGGAAACCGTTGTTTATCCCGACGATTCCCTGGCACGGGTCTGGAGCAAATTTCGTGAAGGTTCCTACGATTGTCTGCCGGTCGTTTCACGCGAACAGCCGCATCGTATGCTGGGGGTCATCAGACGCTGGGAAATTCTGAAATACTACATCAAGGGGCACCGGTCGGCCCAGAATCAGGATGGTAAATAG
- the gmd gene encoding GDP-mannose 4,6-dehydratase has translation MSRVALITGINGQDGYYLSRFLESKDYEVHGITSCSKPGIGEPPHNCYYCDFAEGSNLNEILDRVKPDEVYHLAAQSHVRLSFDIPVYTAEVTGVGTLRLLDAIRYYEQQKGKQVRFYQASSSEMFGKVVETPQSETTPFHPRSPYACAKVFSYWLTINYRESYNMFACNGILFNHESPRRGEAFVTRKITKAIARIKLGMQDKLYLGNIDAKRDWGFAGDYVEAMWLILQQEKPDDFVIGTGETHSVREFLEAAFGSVGLDWRKYVEIDPQFYRPAEVELLCADPTKAREKLKWEPKVTFEELARLMVEADLKQAEQEKLLKESDS, from the coding sequence GTGAGTCGAGTTGCCCTGATCACTGGAATTAATGGCCAGGATGGATATTACCTTTCCCGGTTCCTGGAAAGTAAAGACTATGAAGTCCATGGAATCACATCCTGCAGTAAGCCGGGGATCGGTGAACCCCCTCATAATTGCTATTACTGTGATTTCGCAGAAGGCTCGAATCTGAATGAAATTCTGGATCGGGTCAAACCCGACGAAGTCTATCACCTGGCCGCCCAGAGTCACGTCCGTCTCTCGTTTGACATTCCTGTTTACACCGCGGAAGTCACAGGTGTCGGCACTCTGCGTCTGCTGGATGCGATCCGGTATTATGAACAGCAGAAGGGCAAGCAGGTCCGTTTCTACCAGGCATCTTCCAGCGAGATGTTCGGTAAGGTCGTTGAGACTCCTCAGAGCGAGACCACGCCGTTCCATCCCCGCAGCCCGTACGCCTGTGCCAAGGTCTTTTCCTACTGGTTGACGATTAACTATCGCGAATCGTACAACATGTTTGCCTGTAACGGCATCCTGTTTAATCACGAATCGCCGCGACGGGGGGAAGCCTTTGTAACCCGCAAGATTACCAAGGCGATCGCACGTATCAAACTCGGGATGCAGGACAAACTTTATCTGGGAAATATCGACGCGAAGCGGGACTGGGGTTTCGCCGGCGATTATGTCGAAGCGATGTGGCTCATTCTCCAGCAGGAGAAACCTGATGACTTTGTGATCGGAACCGGCGAAACGCATTCGGTTCGTGAATTTCTGGAAGCCGCCTTCGGTTCTGTCGGACTCGACTGGCGAAAATATGTTGAAATCGATCCGCAGTTTTATCGGCCCGCAGAAGTCGAACTGCTCTGTGCGGACCCCACCAAAGCCCGTGAAAAGCTTAAATGGGAACCCAAAGTCACCTTTGAAGAACTCGCACGCCTGATGGTCGAAGCCGACCTCAAACAGGCGGAACAGGAAAAACTGCTCAAAGAGTCTGATTCCTGA
- the ligA gene encoding NAD-dependent DNA ligase LigA codes for MSVQKEIEELRQQLEHHNRLYYIQAKPEISDREFDKMMKRLEQLEEAHPEFDSPDSPTKKVGGAPIEGFQTIAHRLPMLSIDNIFELDGLKDFETRICKLLGEEQVELTAEYKIDGVAVSLVYENGHLVQGVTRGDGQSGDDITHNVRTIGGVPLRLNAKKPPALLEIRGEAYISNSDFQVLNVEMQEQGKEPFANPRNTTAGGLKLLDPKLCAKRKIRFFAHGIGAVEGVDFQTHVKYLDAIQEMGIPATPNVKAFPNLEKTMEHAQTMMDDLHSLDFEVDGIVLKVNRFDQRDQLGNTSKSPRWVVAYKWERYEAVTRAESIVFQVGKTGTVTPVANLEPVQIAGTTVSRASLHNRDEMQRLGIQIGDWVVVEKAGKIIPHVVRVEEHRRDGSQQELEFPTHCPECNTELVQDEGGVYIRCPNPECPATVRETLRYYASRQAMDIEGMGIKMIEQLLESGLLKGLADIYRLDEHYEDLINLERQGEKSIDNLLAGIESSKQQPLWRLLTGLNIRHVGASNARILEREFGTIDEIAKQSEDDLADVNEIGPVIAGSVYNFFHSDFGQKLIADLKEEGLNMGTPVSKQEKPAGALEGKTVVVTGTLSRFTRDQAKEFIEKHGGKASGSVSSKTDYLVAGENAGSKLTKAQSLEVPVLSEDEFLALLGED; via the coding sequence ATGAGCGTTCAAAAAGAAATCGAAGAGCTGCGTCAGCAGCTCGAGCATCATAACCGGCTGTATTACATTCAGGCGAAGCCGGAAATATCCGACCGCGAATTCGATAAGATGATGAAGCGGCTGGAGCAGCTTGAGGAAGCGCATCCGGAGTTTGATTCCCCCGACAGCCCCACTAAAAAAGTGGGTGGGGCACCGATAGAGGGGTTTCAGACGATTGCGCATCGTCTGCCGATGCTCTCGATCGATAACATCTTTGAACTGGATGGCCTCAAGGATTTCGAAACCCGCATCTGCAAACTGCTCGGAGAAGAGCAGGTCGAACTGACGGCCGAGTATAAAATTGACGGTGTCGCAGTCTCCCTGGTCTATGAAAACGGGCACCTCGTACAGGGTGTGACCCGCGGTGATGGCCAGTCTGGGGATGACATCACCCACAACGTCCGCACCATCGGTGGAGTTCCTCTGCGCCTGAATGCGAAAAAGCCTCCCGCACTGCTGGAAATCCGGGGAGAAGCTTATATCAGCAATTCTGATTTCCAGGTGCTCAACGTTGAAATGCAGGAGCAGGGGAAAGAGCCGTTTGCCAACCCGCGCAACACGACAGCAGGCGGCTTGAAACTGCTGGACCCGAAACTGTGTGCAAAACGTAAAATCCGTTTCTTTGCGCACGGCATCGGAGCGGTTGAAGGTGTCGATTTTCAGACGCACGTCAAATATCTCGACGCGATTCAAGAAATGGGTATTCCGGCGACACCCAACGTTAAGGCTTTTCCCAACCTGGAAAAGACTATGGAACACGCCCAGACCATGATGGATGACCTGCACTCGCTCGATTTTGAGGTTGACGGGATTGTACTCAAGGTCAATCGCTTTGATCAACGCGATCAGCTGGGCAATACATCCAAGAGCCCGCGGTGGGTTGTGGCGTATAAATGGGAACGGTATGAAGCAGTCACCCGGGCGGAGTCAATTGTCTTTCAGGTGGGTAAAACCGGAACGGTGACTCCGGTAGCTAACCTGGAACCGGTTCAGATCGCCGGGACCACAGTTTCCCGGGCCAGCCTGCACAATCGCGATGAAATGCAGCGGCTGGGGATTCAAATTGGTGACTGGGTCGTCGTGGAAAAAGCCGGCAAAATCATTCCACACGTAGTGCGTGTGGAAGAGCACCGCCGGGACGGTTCGCAACAGGAACTTGAATTTCCTACGCATTGCCCTGAATGTAATACGGAACTGGTTCAGGATGAAGGGGGCGTTTACATTCGCTGTCCTAATCCGGAATGCCCCGCTACCGTGCGTGAGACTCTCCGCTATTACGCTTCGCGCCAGGCGATGGACATCGAAGGCATGGGCATCAAGATGATCGAGCAGTTGCTGGAATCCGGATTGCTCAAGGGACTGGCCGACATCTATCGTCTTGACGAACATTACGAAGATCTGATTAACCTCGAACGCCAGGGAGAAAAGTCGATCGATAATCTGCTGGCAGGCATCGAAAGTTCCAAGCAGCAGCCACTCTGGCGGTTATTGACAGGGCTTAACATCAGGCATGTGGGGGCCAGTAATGCCCGGATTCTCGAACGGGAATTCGGAACCATCGACGAGATTGCGAAACAGAGCGAGGACGACCTGGCGGATGTGAATGAGATTGGTCCCGTGATCGCTGGTTCTGTGTATAACTTCTTCCACTCCGATTTCGGTCAAAAGCTGATTGCAGATCTTAAGGAAGAGGGGCTGAATATGGGGACTCCGGTTTCCAAACAGGAAAAGCCTGCTGGTGCCCTCGAAGGTAAGACTGTGGTTGTCACCGGCACTCTATCGCGATTTACCCGTGATCAAGCTAAGGAGTTCATCGAGAAACACGGAGGCAAGGCCTCGGGATCGGTATCTTCGAAAACTGATTACCTGGTAGCGGGGGAGAATGCCGGCAGTAAGCTGACGAAAGCACAGTCGTTGGAAGTACCCGTTCTTTCGGAAGATGAATTTCTGGCGCTGCTGGGAGAGGACTAA
- a CDS encoding asparagine synthase-related protein, translating to MIHHEYVERLVNLLAPEANLLFNVTFEEATQRVGSGSPEQIREIDGQFALVHKEGTRVRMARSIGRPMRFFLAKRAEGPCLVIAERIDEIYEFLKSEGLDNQFHPSYTRMVPAHYLIELQLIGCPDPNPQATRYFTPERNRLSNKLDDIGKAYISAVSQEIHRWLDTIPQQEPIAVMFSGGIDSGAIFLLLYHALITRGESPSRLKAFSLSVDGEGSDCRQAFEFLDQLNLSLFLEIMQVPVDALDYKETIKVVEDYKELDVQAAMMTHALCKKIREQYPHWKHLIDGDGGDENLKDYPIEANPELTIRSVLNNLMLYQEGWGVEAVKHSLTYSGGQSRGHVRTYAPARSLGFQGFSPYALPNVIEVAEGIPFIELTDWDPRKLYALKGDIVCRGIKQITGLSMPVYPKRRFQEGSLNGDSYENVFAESETVYRETLLSLFQQPS from the coding sequence ATGATTCATCACGAGTACGTGGAGCGACTTGTCAACTTACTGGCTCCAGAGGCAAACCTGCTTTTCAATGTGACCTTCGAAGAAGCCACGCAACGTGTGGGCAGTGGTTCTCCTGAACAGATCAGGGAGATCGATGGGCAGTTTGCCCTGGTCCATAAGGAGGGAACACGTGTTCGCATGGCACGCTCCATCGGCAGACCCATGCGTTTCTTCCTGGCGAAACGGGCGGAAGGTCCCTGTCTGGTAATCGCCGAACGTATTGATGAGATCTACGAATTCCTCAAGAGTGAAGGCCTCGACAACCAGTTCCATCCCTCCTACACGAGGATGGTTCCCGCTCACTATCTGATCGAATTACAGTTGATCGGCTGTCCGGACCCGAATCCACAGGCAACACGCTACTTTACTCCCGAGCGAAACCGACTGTCGAATAAGCTGGATGATATCGGCAAAGCGTATATCAGCGCTGTCTCTCAGGAAATACATCGCTGGCTGGACACCATTCCTCAGCAGGAGCCAATCGCAGTTATGTTTTCGGGAGGAATTGACAGCGGTGCGATCTTCCTGCTGCTGTATCACGCGTTGATTACGCGGGGGGAATCTCCGTCCCGCCTGAAAGCGTTCTCGCTCTCTGTCGATGGTGAAGGCAGCGACTGCAGACAGGCTTTTGAATTTCTGGACCAGCTGAATTTGAGTCTGTTCCTGGAAATCATGCAGGTCCCTGTCGATGCGCTGGACTATAAAGAAACAATCAAAGTCGTCGAAGACTATAAAGAGCTGGACGTGCAGGCGGCGATGATGACGCATGCCCTGTGCAAAAAGATTCGCGAGCAGTATCCCCATTGGAAACACCTCATCGACGGCGATGGCGGTGATGAAAACCTGAAGGACTATCCGATCGAAGCGAATCCGGAGCTGACGATTCGCAGCGTGCTGAACAATCTGATGCTCTACCAGGAAGGCTGGGGAGTGGAAGCCGTCAAACACTCATTGACCTATTCGGGCGGACAGAGTCGCGGTCACGTCCGCACTTATGCCCCTGCCCGCTCACTGGGCTTCCAGGGTTTCAGTCCCTATGCACTGCCGAACGTCATCGAAGTCGCCGAGGGGATTCCCTTTATCGAACTGACCGACTGGGATCCCCGCAAACTGTATGCTCTCAAGGGTGATATCGTCTGCCGGGGAATTAAACAGATCACGGGACTCTCTATGCCCGTTTATCCCAAACGGCGTTTTCAGGAAGGGAGCCTGAACGGCGACTCTTACGAAAATGTCTTTGCTGAATCAGAGACCGTTTATCGTGAGACACTGCTCTCGCTGTTCCAGCAGCCTTCCTGA
- a CDS encoding radical SAM protein codes for MSLPVRQLHDQEILQARSPKNEVSQSRPYAFLNEREASVAGHPVEISTIFLTNRECPFRCLMCDLWKNTTDDRVSPGAIPEQIRYALKQLPPASQIKLYNSGNFFDAKAIPPEDLPEIAELIQPYERVIVENHPLLCNQACPEFQQQIPGQLEIALGLETIHPEVLPALNKRMTLDDYARAVSFLREHAIEVRAFILLKPPFLEEAEGVEWTIRSVEYAFSLGVSCCAIIPTRPGNGMLEHLQSTGEFSIPQLSSVESVLEECLQLRQGRVLMDLWDLESLYADEFNLTQRLDRLSQMNLMQTVIPSV; via the coding sequence ATGAGTTTGCCTGTTCGACAATTACACGATCAGGAGATCCTGCAGGCCCGGAGTCCAAAAAACGAAGTCTCGCAGTCCCGACCCTATGCATTCCTGAATGAACGAGAGGCGTCAGTCGCAGGTCATCCGGTGGAGATTTCGACGATCTTCCTGACGAACCGTGAATGCCCTTTTCGCTGTCTGATGTGCGACCTCTGGAAGAATACGACAGATGATCGCGTTTCCCCGGGCGCCATTCCTGAGCAGATCCGCTACGCCCTGAAACAGCTGCCCCCTGCCAGCCAGATCAAGCTTTACAACAGTGGCAATTTCTTCGATGCTAAGGCGATTCCCCCTGAGGACCTGCCTGAAATCGCGGAACTGATCCAGCCCTATGAACGTGTAATCGTCGAGAATCATCCCCTGCTCTGCAATCAGGCCTGCCCGGAGTTCCAACAACAGATCCCCGGTCAACTGGAAATCGCGCTGGGACTGGAGACGATTCATCCCGAAGTACTGCCGGCTCTCAACAAACGCATGACATTAGACGACTATGCCCGGGCTGTTTCTTTCCTGAGAGAGCACGCTATTGAAGTCCGCGCGTTCATTCTGCTGAAACCTCCGTTTCTGGAGGAAGCGGAGGGTGTTGAATGGACAATTCGCTCTGTCGAATATGCGTTTTCACTCGGCGTCAGTTGTTGTGCCATCATTCCCACTCGACCGGGGAACGGCATGCTTGAGCATCTGCAGTCCACAGGCGAGTTTTCTATTCCTCAACTTTCTTCAGTTGAAAGTGTGCTGGAAGAATGCCTGCAATTACGTCAGGGGCGGGTGCTGATGGATCTCTGGGACCTGGAGTCACTTTATGCTGATGAATTCAATCTAACGCAAAGACTGGATCGATTGTCTCAGATGAACCTGATGCAGACCGTCATTCCTTCAGTCTGA